In one window of Poriferisphaera corsica DNA:
- a CDS encoding LacI family DNA-binding transcriptional regulator, with amino-acid sequence MSNSSLRQVSERAGVSIATVSRVINDSPSVSPNTRARVSRAIRELDYQPSFAARTLAKQSTDTIGVIFPNLDDGFFVDVLKGINTAAFESNYHLMVAFGRGPADEIKLISQYLQQQRVDALIVMNVDLPSRFAKSLNKYSTKLVLVDRPIENANLTSITMDNYSGAAQMMEHLIVDHKYNEIAIVTGPDDTYDSIKRLDGCMHAAKKNGMSINPNRIWKGGFTEDSGYSIICDILTQKTELPEAIFALNDNMAIGIIDCLTENNISVPDDIAVVGYDNIPLADRGNITTVRTPMVEMGHLAVDRAIDLIKSDDAKKLINETCLPTELIVRSSCGCNKKRR; translated from the coding sequence ATGAGCAATTCAAGTTTACGACAGGTTAGTGAACGCGCAGGCGTTTCGATTGCAACCGTATCTCGGGTTATCAATGACTCACCTTCAGTTTCGCCAAACACACGCGCTCGTGTTTCTAGAGCCATACGTGAGCTTGATTATCAGCCGTCTTTCGCAGCAAGAACACTTGCCAAGCAAAGCACAGATACCATCGGCGTCATTTTCCCCAATCTTGATGATGGCTTTTTCGTCGATGTTCTCAAAGGGATCAATACCGCAGCATTTGAAAGCAACTATCATCTGATGGTTGCTTTTGGCCGCGGGCCCGCAGATGAAATCAAACTCATCAGCCAATATCTACAACAACAGCGCGTTGATGCACTGATCGTGATGAATGTTGATTTGCCCAGCCGTTTTGCCAAATCACTCAATAAATACAGCACAAAGCTTGTGCTCGTAGATAGGCCTATTGAAAACGCAAACCTCACCTCGATCACAATGGATAACTACAGTGGCGCTGCTCAGATGATGGAGCATCTCATTGTTGACCATAAATACAATGAGATTGCCATCGTCACCGGCCCGGATGACACCTATGACTCTATCAAGCGTCTAGATGGTTGCATGCATGCCGCCAAAAAGAACGGAATGTCGATTAATCCCAACCGTATCTGGAAAGGCGGGTTCACCGAAGATAGTGGATACTCAATAATCTGTGATATTCTCACGCAGAAAACAGAATTGCCCGAAGCGATTTTTGCCCTCAACGATAACATGGCAATCGGCATCATTGATTGCCTCACAGAAAACAACATTTCCGTTCCCGATGATATCGCTGTTGTCGGCTACGACAACATCCCCTTAGCCGATCGTGGCAACATTACAACCGTTCGAACGCCAATGGTTGAGATGGGGCATCTAGCAGTAGATCGAGCCATAGATCTCATCAAATCGGATGATGCAAAAAAGCTAATTAATGAAACATGTTTGCCAACTGAGCTAATCGTACGTAGCTCTTGTGGATGCAATAAAAAGAGGCGATAA
- a CDS encoding DUF1559 family PulG-like putative transporter codes for MLARKLGKNFSHAFTLIELLVVISIIALLIGILLPALGAARDSAKNILCSSNLRQIGIAMNGYTVENDGFLPWSGDPVGHFWPPVLLEYMEGSEDRYWDADTNAAHSGTVAAYQCPSMPYENTHFREVSYGANQAVLHHGRRNFPIQLPGTELQGSSYRWLSPRKIESIRRASENIAMSDSNQMLTDSKGGGCEPWLWWTDNRTPVGHYGGYIFQPLDKADVQPDLPLPITTDLESIQGERWVPGAMRYRHNEGDLDVVGDGSTNAMFVDGHVESAQAGTLTQKHIAVTY; via the coding sequence ATGTTGGCTAGAAAACTAGGAAAAAACTTCAGTCACGCCTTTACATTAATCGAATTACTCGTTGTCATCAGTATCATCGCGTTGTTGATTGGTATTCTTCTGCCAGCTCTCGGTGCTGCGCGAGATAGCGCGAAGAATATTTTATGTTCATCCAACCTACGCCAGATTGGCATTGCGATGAATGGCTACACTGTTGAGAATGATGGGTTCTTACCTTGGTCAGGAGATCCTGTTGGTCATTTCTGGCCACCTGTTTTATTAGAGTACATGGAAGGCAGTGAAGATCGCTATTGGGATGCGGATACAAATGCAGCCCACTCAGGTACTGTTGCTGCCTACCAATGTCCGTCTATGCCCTATGAAAACACGCATTTCCGTGAAGTAAGCTATGGGGCAAATCAAGCTGTTCTACATCATGGACGTAGAAATTTCCCAATACAATTGCCCGGAACTGAATTACAGGGCAGTAGTTATCGATGGCTTTCTCCTAGAAAAATAGAATCCATTAGAAGAGCCTCAGAGAATATTGCGATGTCGGATTCTAATCAAATGCTTACCGATTCAAAAGGTGGTGGTTGCGAACCTTGGCTTTGGTGGACTGATAACCGTACACCAGTAGGGCACTATGGAGGTTATATATTCCAACCGCTAGATAAAGCAGATGTGCAGCCAGATCTCCCGCTTCCTATTACAACAGATTTGGAAAGTATCCAAGGTGAACGATGGGTTCCTGGCGCAATGAGATATCGACACAACGAGGGCGATCTTGATGTTGTAGGCGATGGGTCAACAAATGCAATGTTTGTTGATGGGCATGTTGAATCCGCACAAGCAGGCACTCTGACACAAAAGCATATTGCCGTTACATACTGA